A single region of the Oncorhynchus tshawytscha isolate Ot180627B unplaced genomic scaffold, Otsh_v2.0 Un_scaffold_3409_pilon_pilon, whole genome shotgun sequence genome encodes:
- the ino80c gene encoding INO80 complex subunit C: MASPNHSPGVEGAVRVTASPAGKTQTLVLASSLAGLRGKKRPANTAISPAVLASGNNSKKKKFQPIANPTQAQVTAVEAVSEGKAVGVSDAVGPATTEPAAKPLPFKDPIFVHSGIGGAAAGKKNRTWKNLKQILAVERTLPWKINDPNYYSIDAPPSLKPAKKYSDISGLPANYTDPQTKLRFTSSEEFSFLRLLPTDAVTGYLALRKATCIVP; encoded by the exons ATGGCTTCTCCGAACCATAGCCCGGGTGTAGAAGGGGCGGTCAGGGTAACGGCTTCGCCAGCTGGTAAAACACAGACGTTGGTGTTGGCTTCTAGCCTGGCCGGGCTCCGCGGTAAGAAGAGACCTGCTAACACCGCCATCTCTCCTGCTGTACTGGCCAGTGGGAACAACAGCAAGAAGAAGAAATTTCAGCCCATCGCAAACCCGACACAAGCACAG GTGACTGCAGTGGAGGCGGTGTCTGAGGGGAAGGCGGTGGGCGTGTCTGACGCTGTAGGTCCAGCCACAACGGAACCAGCAGCCAAACCCCTGCCCTTCAAAGACCCAATATTTGTG CATTCAGGGATAGGGGGAGCTGCAGCAGGAAAAAAGAACCGGACCTGGAAAAACCTGAAACAGATTCTGGCAGTGGAACGGACTCTACCCTGGAAGATCAATGACCCCAATT ACTACAGCATCGatgcccctccctccctgaaGCCAGCCAAGAAATACTCAGACATCTCTGGACTCCCC GCGAACTACACTGACCCCCAGACCAAGCTGAGGTTCACGTCATCTGAGGAGTTCTCCTTCCTGCGCCTGCTCCCCACTGACGCCGTCACCGGTTACCTGGCGCTCCGCAAGGCCACCTGCATTGTACCCTGA